In the Streptomyces formicae genome, one interval contains:
- a CDS encoding thioesterase family protein: MTEPLPLLRRQVRPEWIDYNGHMSEAFYVLVFGYATDAMMIETGLHAGYRESTGCSLYTVESHIRYLNDVPEGAHLTVRTRMLGADAKKTRFTHEMYVVEDADADPSPDATPVATTELLALHVDQNAGRTTPFPDEIREHLTALTEPAPDWAGRSIAEVPRAA, from the coding sequence GTGACCGAGCCCCTGCCCCTGCTCCGCCGGCAGGTCCGCCCCGAGTGGATCGACTACAACGGCCACATGAGCGAGGCCTTCTACGTCCTCGTCTTCGGCTACGCGACCGACGCCATGATGATCGAGACGGGCCTGCACGCCGGCTACCGCGAGTCCACCGGCTGCTCCCTCTACACGGTCGAGTCCCACATCCGGTACCTGAACGACGTCCCCGAGGGCGCCCACCTGACCGTCCGCACCCGCATGCTGGGCGCCGACGCCAAGAAGACACGCTTCACGCACGAGATGTACGTGGTGGAGGACGCGGACGCCGACCCGTCGCCGGATGCCACCCCCGTGGCGACGACGGAACTCCTCGCCCTCCACGTGGACCAGAACGCGGGCCGCACGACCCCGTTCCCGGACGAGATCCGCGAGCACCTCACGGCCTTGACCGAACCGGCCCCCGACTGGGCAGGCCGCTCAATCGCCGAGGTGCCCCGGGCTGCTTAG